One region of Chlorobiota bacterium genomic DNA includes:
- a CDS encoding TIGR04255 family protein — protein MNNSQHPSKLQKPPLQEVVFEARWKPDVSKQSRPSYDTGFELAQGRLSERLERHGFHFHRRIVPDQVPTSFLTDQIVHQFWHAQDEFPLVQFGPCIITVNEDGKGYEWERSFCPLIRQTLDQLMESYKNTPTLAEVKLLYIDAIDLPDAADFLHHLQKLRVNLQFGIHDQQELADVKVDFGYQLDHDSTLRCSIQSATNNRTGNPALMWHTAVHRNQCESWEGTPHVVDSVMEWCQYAHATASNLFKNMTQGELYESFL, from the coding sequence ATGAACAACAGCCAACATCCTTCAAAACTTCAGAAACCTCCGTTGCAGGAGGTGGTGTTCGAGGCGCGTTGGAAGCCTGATGTCAGCAAGCAATCGCGCCCTTCCTACGACACAGGATTTGAGCTGGCCCAGGGAAGATTATCGGAGCGATTGGAGCGGCATGGTTTCCATTTCCACCGCCGCATCGTGCCGGATCAAGTACCGACCTCCTTCCTTACCGATCAAATTGTCCATCAGTTCTGGCACGCCCAGGATGAGTTCCCGCTTGTTCAGTTCGGTCCGTGCATCATCACCGTAAACGAGGATGGAAAGGGGTATGAATGGGAACGGAGTTTTTGCCCGCTGATCCGGCAAACGTTGGATCAGCTGATGGAAAGCTACAAGAACACGCCAACGTTGGCGGAGGTGAAGCTCCTGTACATTGATGCGATTGACCTCCCCGATGCTGCGGATTTTTTACACCACTTGCAGAAGCTGCGGGTGAACCTTCAATTTGGAATACACGATCAGCAGGAGCTTGCCGACGTTAAGGTGGATTTTGGATACCAGCTCGATCACGATTCAACGCTCCGTTGCTCCATCCAAAGCGCGACCAACAACCGTACCGGAAACCCTGCATTGATGTGGCACACCGCCGTCCACCGAAACCAATGCGAATCCTGGGAGGGGACGCCGCACGTTGTGGATTCCGTGATGGAATGGTGCCAGTACGCCCACGCCACAGCAAGCAATCTTTTCAAGAATATGACCCAGGGAGAACTTTATGAATCCTTCCTTTAG
- the nuoK gene encoding NADH-quinone oxidoreductase subunit NuoK gives MLTLPIEYYLTLSAVIFIIGIIGVLTRRNAIIIFMCIELMLNSVNLTLVAFSQHMGDMAGQIMVLLVMTVAAAEAAVGLAIVLALFRNKQTVYVDEVNVLKW, from the coding sequence ATGCTGACCCTTCCAATAGAATACTACCTGACGCTCAGCGCGGTGATCTTTATCATCGGCATCATCGGCGTGCTGACCCGCCGCAACGCCATTATCATCTTCATGTGCATCGAGCTGATGCTGAACTCCGTCAACCTGACGCTGGTGGCGTTCAGCCAACACATGGGGGATATGGCCGGGCAGATCATGGTGCTGCTGGTGATGACCGTGGCCGCTGCCGAGGCCGCCGTTGGCTTGGCGATTGTGCTTGCGCTGTTCCGCAACAAACAGACGGTGTACGTTGATGAAGTCAACGTGCTGAAGTGGTGA
- a CDS encoding lytic transglycosylase domain-containing protein, whose product MEVGKCHGLAIVRMWRCRVSFQLRSRFRCGVRTGKGNATNGFGRKPTEPDCRQARQAAPEHKGPPAPMNMMNTNQMTFPIYRLLCCGLLLPLLSVGKVAAQHVPQEFGNLWLEVMKNSASAPVTGGSRSAPLAEETHPVRKPSSPAPLRFSTAIDKETQALGVVTAAWRGMMPGTEYHRILNSPNRAPLLAAPFGLKGKNGTVRVAWQGIDDPTIGRQYASDSTLESLVEWYRGTYGIPFTVRTVALADSATGGRLTIARGVHRIGNTIVSVMIWNPTVGHGGKRGSKRTNYLQKTSIAVQERAFRSRDFLVAEGPDAVVELTWQVPYGDAIQRMSRKYEIDPFLIAALVQQESNFNAGAISVDSAMGLTQMIPTTAEAMGVTDPADPHQSLEGGVRYLKLMLRQFNGNVMLALAAYNAGPGNVMKYRGIPPFPETRTYVRRIMDRYKEKAGKG is encoded by the coding sequence ATGGAGGTGGGGAAGTGCCACGGGCTGGCAATCGTCAGGATGTGGAGATGCCGGGTGTCCTTTCAGTTACGTAGCCGATTCCGCTGCGGCGTTCGCACGGGAAAAGGGAATGCAACGAACGGCTTCGGCAGGAAACCCACGGAGCCTGATTGCCGTCAAGCCCGCCAAGCTGCGCCGGAGCATAAAGGCCCCCCGGCACCGATGAACATGATGAACACGAACCAGATGACTTTTCCGATCTATCGCTTGTTGTGCTGCGGCCTGCTGTTGCCGCTGCTTTCCGTTGGCAAGGTTGCGGCCCAGCACGTCCCGCAGGAGTTTGGGAACTTATGGCTTGAGGTAATGAAGAATTCTGCTTCGGCCCCGGTAACTGGTGGTTCCCGCTCCGCTCCGCTGGCCGAAGAAACCCACCCAGTACGCAAACCTTCATCCCCCGCGCCGCTTCGTTTTTCAACAGCCATTGATAAGGAAACCCAAGCCCTGGGCGTTGTCACCGCTGCGTGGCGCGGGATGATGCCCGGCACGGAATATCACCGCATCCTAAACTCCCCCAACCGCGCTCCGTTGCTTGCTGCACCATTTGGATTGAAAGGGAAAAACGGGACCGTTCGGGTGGCATGGCAAGGGATTGATGATCCCACAATCGGGCGGCAATATGCCAGCGATTCCACGCTGGAGTCGTTGGTGGAGTGGTATCGGGGAACGTACGGGATTCCGTTCACCGTGCGGACCGTGGCGCTTGCCGACTCGGCCACGGGGGGGCGGCTAACGATTGCGCGGGGCGTGCACCGCATTGGCAACACCATCGTGTCGGTGATGATCTGGAACCCAACGGTTGGCCATGGCGGAAAGCGCGGAAGCAAGCGCACCAACTACCTGCAAAAAACCAGCATCGCCGTGCAGGAGCGGGCCTTCCGCTCGCGCGATTTTTTGGTGGCCGAGGGTCCCGATGCCGTGGTCGAGCTAACGTGGCAGGTTCCCTACGGCGATGCAATCCAACGCATGAGCCGGAAATATGAGATTGACCCATTCCTGATTGCCGCGCTGGTGCAACAGGAATCGAACTTCAACGCGGGGGCAATCTCGGTGGATAGCGCGATGGGGCTAACCCAGATGATCCCCACCACCGCCGAAGCAATGGGCGTTACCGACCCCGCCGATCCGCACCAATCATTGGAAGGGGGCGTGCGGTATCTGAAGCTGATGCTGCGGCAGTTCAACGGAAATGTGATGCTGGCGCTGGCCGCCTACAACGCCGGCCCCGGCAACGTGATGAAGTACCGCGGAATCCCCCCTTTCCCCGAAACTCGCACCTACGTCCGCAGGATCATGGACCGCTACAAGGAGAAAGCGGGGAAAGGGTGA
- a CDS encoding flippase-like domain-containing protein, with protein MASSTKTRHLLNLAVVLAILAASLWFALRGVEWGELWGNIARINLLWILVSVAVTISSHFIRAERWRILIPEGNTVGRFNAFSATVIGYMMNNIIPRSGEVIRPWVLARREQRPFSRLLATVLVERILDGLALLLIFLLLLVVSRQQLENLLPGYTATGILLTLSIPILGLIILVALAVKTTLGTTMVAWLCRRFPGKLTAKLQEIFQEFRSGVNFSGARGGIMILLWSLLLWVFYAFSIYFGFLAFGYDQRYGLGMGAMVTTLAITTVGITIAPTPGAFGVYHLFCRTALVTLYAVGESDAVSFALVMHAAPYLGTILIGALLMLREGISFGEATQHTSRDTANG; from the coding sequence ATGGCTTCCTCCACCAAAACCCGACATCTGCTGAACCTTGCTGTTGTTCTGGCAATCCTTGCTGCGTCGCTTTGGTTCGCGCTGCGGGGGGTGGAGTGGGGGGAACTGTGGGGGAACATCGCCCGCATCAACCTTCTGTGGATTCTTGTTAGCGTTGCCGTCACCATCAGCTCCCATTTCATCCGTGCCGAACGTTGGCGGATTCTGATTCCTGAAGGGAACACGGTGGGAAGATTCAACGCCTTCTCGGCAACGGTGATCGGCTACATGATGAACAACATCATTCCGCGCTCCGGCGAAGTGATTCGCCCCTGGGTGCTGGCACGGCGCGAGCAACGCCCCTTCAGCCGGCTGCTTGCAACGGTGCTGGTGGAACGCATCCTTGACGGGCTTGCGCTGCTGCTGATCTTCCTGCTGCTGCTGGTTGTTTCCCGCCAACAGTTGGAGAATCTGCTTCCCGGCTACACCGCCACCGGAATCCTTCTCACCCTTTCCATCCCGATTCTTGGGCTGATTATCCTGGTGGCGCTGGCGGTGAAGACCACGCTGGGGACAACCATGGTTGCATGGCTGTGCCGCCGGTTCCCCGGCAAACTGACGGCGAAGCTGCAGGAGATATTCCAGGAGTTCCGTTCCGGCGTGAACTTCAGCGGCGCGCGCGGCGGGATCATGATCTTGTTGTGGTCGCTTCTGCTTTGGGTCTTCTATGCGTTCTCCATCTACTTTGGCTTCCTTGCTTTTGGCTACGACCAACGCTACGGGCTGGGAATGGGGGCAATGGTGACAACGTTGGCCATCACCACGGTGGGCATCACGATTGCCCCAACACCCGGGGCGTTTGGGGTCTATCACCTGTTTTGCCGCACCGCGCTGGTGACGCTCTATGCCGTGGGTGAGTCGGACGCGGTCTCCTTTGCCTTGGTGATGCACGCCGCGCCATATTTGGGGACGATTCTGATCGGCGCGCTGCTGATGCTGCGCGAAGGGATCAGCTTTGGGGAAGCCACCCAACACACCAGCCGCGACACAGCCAACGGATAA
- a CDS encoding HipA N-terminal domain-containing protein: MRSAMIMMHDRLAGRLIEDEEGYHFSYLAEYLSALDPKPEPISVTLPLSDEGYHGDRLFPFFDGLIPEGWMLQIAEQNWKLNARDRMGLLLACCRDCIGAVSVVPDQAMEAP, translated from the coding sequence GTGAGGAGCGCGATGATAATGATGCACGACCGTCTGGCAGGGCGATTGATTGAAGATGAGGAAGGGTATCATTTTAGCTACCTAGCGGAGTATCTTTCTGCTCTTGACCCCAAGCCCGAACCAATCAGCGTAACGTTGCCACTGTCGGATGAAGGCTACCACGGTGATAGGCTTTTTCCCTTCTTCGATGGGCTGATCCCTGAAGGGTGGATGCTGCAGATTGCCGAGCAAAACTGGAAGCTGAACGCCCGCGACCGAATGGGGCTGTTACTGGCCTGCTGCCGCGATTGCATTGGGGCAGTAAGCGTTGTTCCCGATCAAGCAATGGAGGCTCCGTGA
- a CDS encoding GAF domain-containing protein, translating to MVELHAIHAESKTELYTLLAQQLRALLEGERNLVANAANAAALLFHTLPDLNWAGFYFLDDGELVLGPFQGKPACVRIPLGRGVCGTAAAEQRSQVVADVYQFPGHIACDADSRSELVVPVINHGELLGVLDLDSPHTGRFDDDDRAGLEQIVGVFVAALSS from the coding sequence ATGGTGGAATTACACGCTATCCACGCCGAATCCAAAACGGAGTTGTACACCCTGCTTGCCCAGCAGCTGCGGGCATTGCTTGAGGGGGAGCGGAACCTTGTGGCGAACGCCGCAAACGCCGCCGCGCTTCTGTTCCACACGCTGCCGGATCTGAACTGGGCAGGATTCTATTTTCTTGATGATGGCGAGTTAGTGCTGGGGCCGTTCCAGGGGAAGCCGGCGTGCGTTCGCATCCCGCTTGGGCGGGGCGTTTGCGGAACCGCTGCCGCCGAACAGAGAAGCCAAGTGGTGGCGGATGTTTATCAATTCCCGGGCCACATTGCTTGCGATGCCGATAGCCGTTCGGAGCTTGTGGTTCCGGTCATCAACCATGGGGAACTGCTTGGGGTGCTTGATCTGGACAGCCCCCACACCGGGCGATTCGACGACGACGACCGCGCCGGGCTGGAGCAGATTGTTGGGGTGTTTGTTGCGGCGTTATCGTCGTAG
- a CDS encoding metallophosphoesterase family protein, whose product MPPTRLPASSPGAVNARRTKHRTYFRAHETHHLHRYPRQLAGYLQAVLGVAAREGYDEIIHTGDALCIGPQPSECLDLLLRTPRLTCLMGNHDYYFAHGIPTPPPAWMSLPELQHKQWTYAQISPTLRRDVAAWQWTAHREVAGERLAFLHYALRRNGIGFRRIIHQPTADELDRLFEGVQGEVVFYGHHHPSDDQRGRARYINPGSLGCHRHAVARFAVAEAVGGTCRITLRQVPYDDTSLFQAFGQRNIPEAAFMQKVFFGGRNGGG is encoded by the coding sequence ATGCCGCCCACAAGGCTTCCGGCAAGTTCGCCCGGCGCGGTGAACGCTCGCCGAACCAAGCATCGAACATATTTTCGCGCCCATGAAACTCATCATCTTCACCGATACCCACGCCAACTTGCCGGCTACCTGCAGGCGGTGCTGGGGGTGGCCGCGCGTGAGGGGTACGACGAGATCATCCACACCGGCGACGCGCTCTGCATTGGTCCGCAGCCCTCCGAATGCCTGGACCTTCTGTTGCGCACCCCGCGACTTACCTGCCTGATGGGAAACCACGATTACTACTTCGCCCACGGCATCCCCACCCCACCGCCGGCGTGGATGAGCTTGCCGGAGCTTCAGCACAAGCAATGGACCTACGCCCAGATTTCCCCCACGCTGCGCCGCGACGTTGCCGCCTGGCAATGGACCGCCCACCGCGAAGTTGCAGGGGAGCGGCTTGCATTCCTTCATTACGCTTTGCGGCGTAACGGAATCGGCTTCCGAAGGATCATACACCAACCAACGGCTGATGAACTGGACCGGTTGTTCGAAGGGGTGCAGGGTGAGGTGGTCTTCTACGGCCACCACCATCCCAGCGACGACCAACGCGGGCGGGCGCGGTATATCAACCCCGGGTCGTTGGGTTGCCACCGCCATGCCGTTGCGCGGTTTGCCGTGGCGGAAGCCGTTGGCGGGACCTGCCGGATCACGCTTCGCCAGGTTCCTTACGACGACACTTCCCTGTTCCAAGCCTTCGGCCAGCGCAACATTCCCGAAGCGGCCTTCATGCAAAAGGTCTTTTTCGGCGGGCGCAACGGCGGCGGGTGA
- the pgi gene encoding glucose-6-phosphate isomerase, with protein sequence MSTPSSSAAWQALASHHAELRDVPMRQLFAEDPSRFPRFTLSHGDLFLDYSKNRITQRTMELLLELARQRDLPEWIERMFTGQKINITEGRAVLHTALRNRSNRPIMVDGADVMPQVNRVLEQMRSFTESVRSGQWKGWTGETITDVVNIGIGGSDLGPVMVTEALKHYALPSLRLHFVSNVDGTHIAETLKQLRPERTLFIIASKTFTTQETLANAHTARDWFLQSAGDRAAVARHFVALSTNGAEVEKFGIDVANMFEFWDWVGGRYSLWSAIGLSIALSVGMDGFTQLLEGAHQMDEHFRTAPLHQNIPVVLGLLGVWYNNFFGAESHAILPYDQYLHRFPAYFQQGDMESNGKGVDREGNRVEYSTGPIIWGEPGTNGQHAFYQLIHQGTKLIPADFIAAIQTLNPAGEHHQMLMANFLAQTEALMRGKTAEEARAELQASGTPAQRIEELLPHKVFPGNRPTNSILIRRLTPHTLGMLVAMYEHKIFTQGIIWNINSFDQWGVELGKQLAGTILRELRSAAPSAAHDASTNGLIELVINGTW encoded by the coding sequence ATGTCCACGCCATCCTCTTCCGCTGCTTGGCAGGCGCTTGCCAGCCACCATGCCGAACTGCGCGACGTTCCCATGCGCCAACTGTTTGCGGAGGACCCGTCGCGGTTCCCCCGATTCACCCTTTCCCATGGCGATCTCTTTTTGGATTACTCCAAAAACCGCATCACCCAGCGGACGATGGAGTTGCTGCTGGAGCTTGCCCGCCAGCGCGACCTTCCCGAATGGATTGAGCGGATGTTCACCGGCCAAAAGATCAACATCACCGAAGGGCGGGCGGTGCTCCACACTGCGCTTCGCAACCGCTCCAACCGCCCAATCATGGTGGACGGAGCCGATGTGATGCCACAGGTGAACCGCGTGCTGGAGCAGATGCGCAGTTTCACCGAATCGGTGCGGAGCGGCCAGTGGAAAGGGTGGACCGGCGAAACCATCACCGACGTGGTGAACATCGGAATTGGGGGGTCCGACCTTGGGCCGGTGATGGTGACCGAGGCACTGAAGCATTACGCATTGCCAAGCCTTCGCCTCCATTTTGTCAGCAACGTGGACGGGACCCACATTGCCGAGACGCTGAAGCAGTTGCGCCCAGAGCGGACGTTGTTCATCATTGCCAGCAAGACCTTCACCACGCAGGAGACGCTGGCCAACGCCCACACGGCGCGCGATTGGTTCCTGCAATCGGCGGGGGACCGGGCTGCGGTGGCGCGGCATTTCGTGGCCCTTTCCACCAACGGAGCCGAGGTGGAAAAATTCGGGATTGATGTTGCCAATATGTTCGAATTCTGGGATTGGGTTGGCGGGCGGTACTCACTCTGGTCGGCGATTGGATTATCCATCGCCTTGTCGGTTGGGATGGATGGGTTCACGCAGCTTCTGGAGGGGGCGCACCAGATGGACGAGCATTTCCGCACCGCGCCGCTCCACCAGAATATTCCCGTGGTGCTGGGATTGCTGGGGGTGTGGTACAACAATTTTTTCGGGGCCGAGTCGCACGCGATTCTGCCGTACGACCAATATCTGCACCGCTTCCCGGCATATTTCCAGCAAGGGGATATGGAGAGCAACGGCAAGGGGGTGGACCGCGAAGGGAACCGCGTGGAGTACTCCACCGGCCCAATTATTTGGGGTGAGCCAGGCACCAACGGGCAGCACGCATTCTACCAACTGATCCACCAGGGGACCAAGTTGATTCCGGCGGATTTTATCGCTGCTATCCAGACGCTGAACCCAGCGGGGGAGCATCACCAGATGCTGATGGCCAATTTTTTGGCACAGACCGAGGCACTGATGCGGGGGAAAACAGCCGAAGAAGCGCGCGCAGAGTTGCAGGCCAGCGGAACCCCGGCCCAGCGGATTGAGGAATTGCTGCCGCACAAAGTTTTCCCGGGGAACCGCCCCACCAACAGCATCCTGATACGCCGCCTAACGCCCCACACGTTGGGGATGCTGGTGGCGATGTACGAGCACAAAATTTTCACGCAGGGGATTATCTGGAACATCAACTCCTTTGACCAATGGGGGGTGGAGCTTGGGAAGCAGCTTGCCGGAACAATCCTTCGCGAGCTGCGGTCCGCCGCGCCTTCCGCCGCCCACGACGCTTCCACCAACGGGCTGATTGAGCTGGTCATCAACGGCACGTGGTAA
- a CDS encoding peptidylprolyl isomerase yields MARYLLCFLFAISLSIPAAAQQRDGNGAEGEPNANRAIAIVNGKEISADWYLDLLNDHAMAQREQGQPENIDQVTDDAYFLSLIDEELVRQEAEKRGVVVARSEAIQRMIESPPDFIRTAFVDEQGVYQKERFRKVAMNPEKITEFAQPGQNRQQMIANWKRDLEKVIRYVQNTRTRELLVQAIYKEQPLTETQIKNHYFASKTLLNGSFVRVYHSTISDSAVSLTEAEARAWYGAHQPELTFPAARSIGTLILPVEPLAADTATRRKTVDSVVQAIRKATPARRSAVVRSIAAGLLPGRYPNEAISLAQIPPEFADTVAGSSVGQLLGPFERNGEIVMLFIEGIEPKRDTVLKARHILFRANAGTDTTGTSEILSLMMKLKEKITEDSVFAQAARIYGQDGSAKIGGDLGWFGRGKMIHEFDSVCFLAKPGKVAGPVRTSFGYHLLRVSERSNKGYRIRELRFPLPISAAAMERSLADARRYANALRSRSGVDSIQLELRSRYRGVVTDTSTIERMQKYGDILAVGEFAFGAAVGDVRIFALPFDRVAVVQVVEARQPGLPPFEKFPRYVTAFAKLDKKMEMLRPRVEQLKDSLKWNTLIGPIREIAPMAEIFLVQDKTVDAPPDEDPAILDSLVATVQGGGVAGPVRGKWGYYFVRAEYKSAPSEADYRRDGPEFAEHYRQEYQQSRATEVLNRARAMAEIRDLRPSMQMVLQQQP; encoded by the coding sequence ATGGCTCGATATCTGCTCTGCTTCTTGTTTGCCATTTCCCTATCCATCCCCGCCGCAGCACAACAGCGCGACGGGAATGGGGCGGAGGGGGAACCGAACGCCAATCGTGCAATTGCAATCGTCAACGGAAAGGAAATTTCTGCCGACTGGTACCTTGATCTGCTGAACGATCACGCCATGGCCCAGCGCGAACAAGGTCAGCCAGAAAACATTGACCAAGTGACCGACGACGCGTATTTCCTTAGCCTGATTGATGAAGAACTTGTTCGCCAGGAAGCCGAGAAACGGGGCGTTGTTGTGGCCCGCAGCGAAGCAATCCAACGGATGATCGAATCCCCCCCCGATTTTATCCGCACTGCTTTTGTGGATGAACAAGGGGTGTACCAAAAAGAGCGGTTCCGCAAGGTGGCCATGAACCCCGAGAAGATCACCGAGTTTGCGCAGCCCGGCCAAAACCGCCAGCAGATGATCGCCAACTGGAAACGGGACCTTGAGAAAGTGATCCGCTACGTGCAGAACACCCGCACCCGCGAACTGCTGGTCCAGGCCATTTACAAGGAACAACCGCTGACGGAAACGCAGATCAAGAACCATTACTTTGCCAGCAAAACCTTGCTGAACGGATCGTTCGTTCGGGTCTATCACTCCACCATTTCCGACAGTGCTGTTTCCCTTACCGAGGCCGAAGCGCGTGCGTGGTACGGGGCGCATCAACCGGAGCTAACCTTCCCTGCGGCGCGTTCCATCGGGACGTTGATTCTTCCGGTGGAGCCGTTAGCCGCCGACACCGCAACGCGCCGCAAAACGGTGGATTCGGTGGTGCAGGCAATTCGGAAGGCAACGCCGGCACGCCGTTCGGCAGTGGTGCGTTCGATTGCTGCGGGGTTACTGCCGGGGCGCTATCCCAACGAAGCCATCAGCCTTGCGCAGATTCCGCCAGAGTTTGCCGATACCGTTGCTGGTTCATCTGTTGGCCAGCTGTTGGGACCGTTCGAGCGGAATGGAGAGATTGTGATGCTCTTCATTGAAGGGATTGAGCCGAAGCGGGACACCGTGCTGAAAGCGCGCCACATCTTGTTTCGCGCCAACGCCGGAACCGACACCACCGGAACCAGCGAAATCCTTTCGCTGATGATGAAGCTGAAGGAGAAGATCACCGAGGACTCGGTGTTCGCCCAAGCCGCCCGAATCTACGGCCAGGACGGAAGCGCGAAAATTGGGGGGGATTTGGGATGGTTCGGGCGGGGGAAGATGATCCATGAGTTCGACAGCGTTTGCTTTTTAGCCAAGCCGGGCAAGGTTGCCGGGCCGGTGCGAACGTCGTTTGGGTATCACCTTCTTCGCGTTTCCGAACGCTCGAACAAAGGGTATCGCATTCGTGAACTCCGCTTCCCCTTGCCCATTTCGGCGGCAGCAATGGAGCGGTCCCTTGCCGATGCACGCCGCTATGCCAACGCGCTCCGCTCCCGCAGCGGGGTTGATTCAATCCAGTTGGAGTTGCGCTCACGGTATCGCGGCGTTGTCACCGACACCTCCACGATTGAGCGGATGCAGAAGTACGGCGATATCTTGGCCGTTGGTGAGTTTGCCTTCGGTGCGGCGGTGGGGGATGTGCGTATCTTCGCGCTCCCGTTCGATCGGGTTGCCGTTGTGCAAGTGGTCGAGGCTCGCCAGCCGGGGCTTCCCCCTTTCGAGAAATTCCCACGCTACGTCACGGCATTTGCCAAGCTGGATAAAAAAATGGAGATGCTTCGGCCCCGGGTGGAGCAGCTGAAAGACTCCTTGAAATGGAATACTTTGATTGGTCCAATTCGTGAGATCGCGCCAATGGCCGAAATCTTCCTTGTTCAAGACAAAACCGTTGACGCGCCACCCGATGAGGATCCAGCAATTTTGGATTCGTTGGTTGCAACGGTGCAAGGGGGTGGGGTGGCCGGTCCGGTTCGGGGGAAATGGGGCTACTACTTCGTTAGGGCCGAGTACAAAAGTGCCCCCAGCGAAGCCGATTACCGCCGCGACGGGCCGGAGTTCGCCGAACATTATCGGCAGGAATACCAGCAAAGCCGCGCAACCGAGGTGCTGAACCGCGCCCGCGCAATGGCGGAAATCAGGGACCTTCGTCCCTCCATGCAGATGGTGTTGCAGCAGCAACCGTAG
- the ygiD gene encoding 4,5-DOPA dioxygenase extradiol, giving the protein MLTLSGFRRWSDDLSEDGQRMPLLFVGHGSPMNAIEQNEFHKEWGRLGKELPRPRAILCVSAHWETEGTWVTAMEKPKTIHDFGGFPQALFDVQYPAPGDPALAEHTASLVSSTTVGLDQQWGLDHGCWSVIRPMFPDADIPVLQLSLDHTRPPEWHYALAAELAALRKKGVLILGSGNMVHNLRMASFRSPQGYDWAIEINETLKKRIAEGDHKGVIDYRSLGTAATLAVPTMEHYLPLLYVLGLQQTDEPLTFFNDKTMMGAISMTSVKVG; this is encoded by the coding sequence ATGCTGACACTTTCAGGTTTCCGCCGTTGGTCCGATGACCTTTCCGAGGATGGGCAACGGATGCCACTGCTGTTCGTTGGCCACGGATCGCCAATGAACGCCATCGAACAGAATGAATTCCACAAGGAGTGGGGGCGACTTGGGAAGGAGCTTCCCCGCCCGCGCGCCATACTTTGCGTATCGGCCCACTGGGAAACGGAAGGGACCTGGGTGACGGCAATGGAGAAGCCGAAAACCATCCACGATTTTGGCGGATTCCCGCAGGCATTGTTCGACGTTCAATATCCCGCCCCGGGCGATCCCGCACTGGCCGAACACACGGCATCGCTGGTAAGCAGCACCACCGTTGGTTTGGACCAGCAATGGGGGCTGGACCACGGTTGCTGGAGCGTTATCCGCCCGATGTTCCCCGATGCCGACATCCCCGTGCTGCAACTGAGCCTGGACCACACCCGCCCTCCGGAATGGCACTACGCCCTGGCGGCGGAGCTTGCCGCGCTTCGCAAAAAAGGGGTGCTGATTCTTGGAAGCGGCAACATGGTCCACAACTTGCGAATGGCCAGCTTCCGCAGCCCGCAGGGATACGATTGGGCGATTGAGATCAACGAAACGCTGAAAAAGCGAATTGCCGAGGGGGACCACAAAGGGGTGATAGATTACCGCTCGCTTGGCACCGCCGCCACGCTTGCCGTGCCAACAATGGAGCACTACCTGCCGCTTCTCTACGTGCTGGGCCTGCAGCAAACCGACGAGCCGCTGACCTTCTTCAACGACAAAACCATGATGGGCGCAATCTCGATGACCTCAGTAAAGGTGGGGTGA
- a CDS encoding helix-turn-helix transcriptional regulator, which produces MKSESNIIGAFIRQRRKLLKLTQVQLAAKAGVGLRFVRELEQGKGTLRLDKVNEVLQMFGHTVGPVPMKREEG; this is translated from the coding sequence ATGAAATCGGAATCAAACATCATTGGGGCGTTTATTCGCCAGCGGCGGAAGCTGCTGAAGCTGACGCAGGTTCAGCTTGCAGCAAAGGCAGGGGTGGGCTTGCGCTTTGTTCGGGAGCTTGAGCAAGGGAAGGGGACGCTTCGCCTGGACAAGGTCAACGAGGTGCTGCAGATGTTCGGCCACACCGTCGGTCCGGTGCCGATGAAGCGAGAGGAGGGGTAG
- a CDS encoding NADH-quinone oxidoreductase subunit J, whose product MSLDLTFFIILATMAAVSALMVIMRKNPISSALSLVLHFVSLAGLYLTLHAQFMAVIQMLVYAGAIMVLVVFVIMLLHLQREEKMAVRQSARAAIGIGATMVLGAVLIYGLTQVMRPVAAGSPQAMANGEIAAVGKALFSTAYVFPFEMVSLVLLAAAVGSVVLTKRNLK is encoded by the coding sequence ATGAGCCTTGACCTAACCTTTTTCATCATTCTGGCCACGATGGCGGCGGTAAGTGCCCTCATGGTCATTATGCGCAAGAACCCAATCTCGTCGGCCCTGAGCCTTGTGCTCCATTTCGTCTCGCTGGCGGGGCTGTACCTTACCCTTCATGCCCAATTCATGGCGGTTATCCAGATGCTGGTGTATGCTGGGGCAATCATGGTGCTGGTGGTGTTCGTTATCATGTTGCTCCATTTGCAGCGTGAGGAAAAAATGGCGGTTCGCCAGTCGGCGCGGGCGGCCATTGGAATCGGGGCAACGATGGTGCTGGGCGCGGTGCTGATCTACGGCCTGACGCAGGTGATGCGCCCGGTGGCCGCCGGAAGCCCGCAAGCAATGGCCAACGGGGAGATTGCTGCGGTTGGGAAAGCACTCTTTTCCACGGCGTATGTTTTTCCGTTCGAGATGGTTTCGCTGGTGCTGCTGGCCGCTGCGGTCGGGTCGGTGGTGCTAACCAAACGGAATCTGAAGTAA